Proteins from a genomic interval of Aquabacterium sp. J223:
- the purL gene encoding phosphoribosylformylglycinamidine synthase, producing MPATLPFLSHFEGGNALSAFRAQALLPRLQAVSPRVTGVLARHVHWVVADAPLSDDQQRRLAALLDYGDPAPATTPDSLLVVVMPRLGTVSPWASKATDIAHNCGLPVRRVERVTEFRLQLKSGLLGGRKALAAEELQAVAALLHDRMTESVAFEREAAVHLFDALDPKPAAHVDVLGSGRAALEQANTEFGLALSADEIDYLVDAFKALQRNPSDVELMMFAQANSEHCRHKIFNAEFVIDGQRQPLSMFGMIRHTEKTSPQHTVIAYSDNAAVMEGGPVERFAPQGFADAPRYASIAETAHVLMKVETHNHPTAISPFPGAATGAGGEIRDEGATGRGAKPKAGLTGFSVGHLQLPDAAMPWERDGHGRPGHIASPLQIMVDGPLGGAAFNNEFGRPNLGGYFRSWEQTVAGLRRGFHKPIMIAGGLGAIRQGQTTKIPFPAGTLLIQLGGPGMRIGLGGGAASSMAAGTNATALDFDSVQRGNPEIQRRAQEVINHCAALGEANPILAIHDVGAGGISNAFPELVDGAGKGAVFDLRKVPLEETGLSPREAWCNESQERYVIALDAARLDAFDAMCRRERCPYAVVGTATDDGELVLQDGEGGERVIDMPMEVLLGKPPKMQRDVLRVERNDAPLQLTGVALGPVALDVLRHPTVASKRFLITIGDRTVGGLTHRDQMVGPWQVPVADCAVTLADHVGFRGEAMAMGERSPVAAVDAPASGRLAVAEAITNLLAAPIDLKRVKLSCNWMAACGEPGEDAALYDTVKAVGLELCPALGIGVPVGKDSLSMRTRWTDDGEVRNVTAPVSLVVTAFATVDDVRGTLTPALQPVDSTLILVDLGQGRRRLAGSVMAQVLGQYGCREADGVPDLDDAAMLKALVGAINRLRAEGRLLAYHDRSDGGLWATVCEMAFAGRRGVSLNVDILVTDSDGIADSRAEYGDSKNWAKQVGERRNELTLRALFSEEPGVVIQVPAEQRDAVFAVLREAGLYRHSHVIGKPNDRGTVEVWRDTQSQFSAPLGELLAAWDEVSWRIARLRDEPQGADEEHAAATDASDAHRLVWSPGFDAGVDVAAPFIATGARPALAVLREQGVNSHVEIARAFDLAGFDVHDLHMSDLQAGVDLARFKGLVAAGGFSYGDTLGAGEGWARSILFNPRLKDAVGAFFARRDTFALGVCNGCQMFAALAALIPGAEAWPKFVRNRSEQFEARLSLVEVLDSPSILFRGMAGSRLPIAVAHGEGRPDFSQRGDAGAVHAAMRFVTANGEPAEAYPANPNGGAHGLTGVTTPDGRFTALMPHPERVFRNLQMSWTGGDVGAYSPWMRLFRNARVWVG from the coding sequence ATGCCCGCCACCCTGCCGTTCCTGTCGCATTTCGAGGGCGGCAACGCCCTGTCCGCCTTCCGCGCGCAGGCGCTGCTGCCCCGGCTTCAGGCGGTGAGCCCGCGCGTCACCGGCGTGCTCGCGCGGCACGTGCACTGGGTGGTGGCCGACGCGCCGCTGTCCGACGACCAGCAGCGGCGGCTGGCGGCGCTGCTCGACTACGGCGACCCGGCGCCGGCCACGACGCCGGACAGCCTGCTGGTGGTGGTGATGCCGCGCCTGGGCACCGTCTCCCCCTGGGCGTCCAAGGCCACCGACATCGCGCACAACTGCGGCCTGCCGGTGCGCCGGGTGGAGCGGGTGACCGAGTTCCGCCTGCAGCTCAAGAGCGGCCTGCTGGGCGGCCGCAAGGCGCTGGCGGCCGAGGAGCTCCAGGCCGTCGCCGCGCTGCTGCACGACCGCATGACCGAGAGCGTGGCCTTCGAGCGCGAGGCGGCGGTGCACCTGTTCGACGCGCTCGACCCCAAGCCGGCGGCCCATGTCGACGTGCTGGGCAGCGGCCGGGCGGCGCTGGAGCAGGCCAACACCGAGTTCGGCCTGGCGCTGTCGGCCGACGAGATCGATTACCTGGTCGACGCCTTCAAGGCGCTGCAGCGCAACCCCAGCGACGTCGAGCTCATGATGTTCGCGCAGGCCAACAGCGAGCACTGCCGGCACAAGATCTTCAACGCCGAGTTCGTCATCGACGGCCAGCGCCAGCCGCTGTCGATGTTCGGCATGATCCGGCACACCGAGAAGACGTCGCCGCAGCACACGGTGATCGCCTATTCGGACAACGCGGCGGTGATGGAAGGCGGGCCGGTGGAACGGTTCGCGCCGCAGGGCTTCGCCGATGCGCCGCGCTACGCGTCCATCGCCGAGACCGCGCACGTGCTGATGAAGGTGGAGACGCACAACCACCCGACCGCCATCTCGCCCTTTCCCGGCGCGGCCACCGGCGCCGGCGGCGAGATCCGCGACGAGGGCGCCACCGGCCGCGGCGCGAAGCCGAAGGCGGGCCTGACCGGCTTCTCGGTCGGTCACCTGCAGCTGCCCGACGCCGCCATGCCGTGGGAGCGGGACGGCCACGGCCGCCCGGGCCACATCGCCAGCCCGCTGCAGATCATGGTCGACGGCCCGCTGGGCGGCGCGGCCTTCAACAACGAGTTCGGCCGGCCCAACCTGGGCGGCTACTTCCGCAGCTGGGAGCAGACGGTGGCCGGCCTGCGCCGCGGCTTCCACAAGCCCATCATGATCGCCGGCGGCCTGGGCGCCATCCGCCAGGGGCAGACCACCAAGATCCCGTTCCCCGCCGGCACGCTGCTGATCCAGCTCGGCGGCCCCGGCATGCGCATCGGCCTGGGCGGCGGCGCGGCCAGCTCGATGGCCGCGGGCACCAACGCCACCGCGCTGGACTTCGATTCGGTGCAGCGCGGCAACCCCGAGATCCAGCGCCGCGCGCAGGAGGTGATCAACCACTGCGCGGCGCTGGGCGAGGCCAACCCCATCCTGGCCATCCACGACGTGGGCGCGGGCGGCATCAGCAACGCCTTCCCGGAGCTGGTCGACGGCGCGGGCAAGGGCGCGGTGTTCGACCTGCGCAAGGTGCCGCTGGAGGAGACCGGCCTGTCGCCGCGCGAGGCGTGGTGCAACGAGAGCCAGGAGCGTTACGTCATCGCGCTGGACGCGGCCAGGCTCGACGCCTTCGACGCCATGTGCCGGCGCGAGCGCTGCCCGTACGCGGTGGTCGGCACCGCCACCGACGACGGCGAGTTGGTCCTGCAGGACGGCGAGGGTGGCGAGCGCGTCATCGACATGCCGATGGAAGTGCTGCTCGGCAAGCCGCCGAAGATGCAGCGCGACGTGCTGCGCGTCGAGCGCAACGACGCGCCGCTGCAGCTCACCGGCGTGGCGCTGGGGCCGGTGGCGCTGGACGTGCTGCGCCACCCGACGGTCGCCAGCAAGCGCTTCCTGATCACCATCGGTGACCGCACGGTGGGCGGGCTGACGCACCGCGACCAGATGGTCGGTCCCTGGCAGGTGCCGGTGGCCGACTGCGCGGTCACGCTGGCCGACCACGTCGGCTTCCGCGGCGAGGCGATGGCCATGGGCGAGCGCTCGCCGGTGGCGGCGGTGGACGCGCCGGCCTCCGGCCGTCTGGCGGTGGCCGAGGCCATCACCAACCTGCTGGCCGCGCCGATCGACCTGAAACGCGTCAAGCTCAGCTGCAACTGGATGGCCGCCTGCGGCGAGCCGGGCGAGGACGCGGCGCTGTACGACACCGTCAAGGCGGTGGGCCTCGAGCTGTGTCCCGCGCTCGGCATCGGCGTGCCGGTGGGCAAGGACTCCTTGTCCATGCGCACCCGCTGGACGGACGACGGCGAGGTCCGGAACGTCACCGCGCCGGTGTCGCTGGTGGTCACCGCCTTCGCCACCGTGGACGACGTGCGCGGCACGCTGACGCCGGCGCTGCAGCCGGTGGACTCCACCCTCATCCTCGTCGACCTCGGCCAGGGCCGGCGGCGCCTCGCCGGCTCGGTGATGGCGCAGGTGCTGGGCCAGTACGGCTGCCGCGAGGCCGACGGCGTGCCCGACCTGGACGATGCGGCGATGCTGAAGGCCCTGGTCGGCGCCATCAACCGGCTGCGCGCCGAGGGCCGCCTGCTGGCCTACCACGACCGCAGCGACGGCGGCCTGTGGGCCACGGTCTGCGAGATGGCCTTCGCCGGCCGCCGGGGCGTCAGCCTCAACGTCGACATCCTGGTCACCGACAGCGACGGCATCGCCGACAGCCGGGCCGAATACGGCGACTCGAAGAACTGGGCCAAGCAGGTGGGCGAGCGCCGCAACGAGCTGACGCTGCGCGCGCTCTTCAGCGAGGAGCCGGGTGTCGTGATCCAGGTGCCGGCCGAGCAGCGCGACGCGGTGTTCGCGGTGCTGCGCGAGGCCGGGCTGTACCGCCACAGCCATGTCATCGGCAAGCCCAACGACCGCGGCACGGTGGAGGTCTGGCGCGACACGCAGTCGCAGTTCAGCGCACCGCTGGGCGAACTGCTCGCCGCCTGGGACGAGGTGAGCTGGCGCATCGCCCGGCTGCGCGACGAGCCGCAGGGCGCGGACGAGGAGCACGCCGCCGCCACCGATGCGTCGGACGCGCACCGGCTGGTCTGGTCGCCCGGCTTCGATGCCGGCGTCGACGTGGCCGCGCCCTTCATCGCCACCGGCGCCCGGCCGGCGCTGGCGGTGCTGCGCGAGCAGGGCGTGAACTCGCACGTCGAGATCGCCCGCGCCTTCGACCTCGCCGGCTTCGACGTGCACGACCTGCACATGAGCGACCTGCAGGCCGGGGTCGACCTGGCCCGGTTCAAGGGCCTGGTCGCGGCCGGCGGCTTCAGCTACGGTGACACCCTGGGGGCCGGCGAGGGCTGGGCGCGTTCCATCCTCTTCAATCCCAGGTTGAAGGACGCGGTCGGCGCCTTCTTCGCGCGCCGCGACACCTTCGCGCTGGGCGTGTGCAACGGCTGCCAGATGTTCGCCGCGCTGGCGGCGCTCATCCCCGGTGCCGAGGCCTGGCCCAAGTTCGTGCGCAACCGCAGCGAGCAGTTCGAGGCCCGGCTGTCGCTGGTCGAGGTGCTGGACAGCCCGTCCATCCTCTTCCGGGGCATGGCGGGTTCGCGGCTGCCGATCGCGGTGGCGCACGGCGAAGGCCGGCCCGACTTCTCGCAGCGCGGCGATGCGGGCGCGGTGCACGCCGCCATGCGCTTCGTCACCGCCAACGGCGAGCCGGCCGAGGCCTACCCGGCCAACCCCAACGGCGGCGCGCACGGCCTGACCGGCGTGACCACGCCGGACGGCCGCTTCACCGCGCTGATGCCCCACCCCGAGCGCGTCTTCCGCAACCTCCAGATGAGCTGGACGGGCGGCGACGTCGGCGCGTACAGCCCCTGGATGCGCCTCTTCCGCAACGCGCGGGTGTGGGTGGGGTGA
- a CDS encoding SDR family oxidoreductase, with product MTDDKPGHAGDPRATEARQREIQQRQDDKDRAQAKGERKPPAGPQAVQAGAREQPSDLPAQHITKPGLEAELQLQPQYQAPDYLGSRKLQDMAALITGGDSGIGRAVAVLYAREGADVAIVYLSSHQDAEDTKRAVEAEGRRCLLIAGDVRDPAFCQQAVAQTVQQFGKLDILVNNAAFQEHASSLEDIDEQRLDETFRTNIYGYFHMAKAALPHLKQGSSIINTGSVVGLKGSARLLDYSATKGAIHAFTKSLAQNVIEQGIRVNAVAPGPVWTPLNPADSPAEQVAEFGKQTDFKRAAQPEELSPAYVFLAAPVCAGYITGIVLPVTGSVGAI from the coding sequence ATGACAGACGACAAACCCGGCCACGCCGGCGACCCGCGCGCCACCGAGGCGCGGCAGCGCGAGATCCAGCAGCGGCAGGACGACAAGGACCGCGCCCAGGCCAAGGGGGAACGGAAGCCGCCGGCCGGTCCGCAGGCGGTGCAGGCCGGTGCGCGGGAGCAGCCGTCGGACCTGCCGGCGCAGCACATCACCAAGCCCGGCCTGGAAGCCGAGCTGCAGCTCCAGCCGCAGTACCAGGCGCCGGACTACCTGGGCAGCCGCAAGCTGCAGGACATGGCCGCGCTGATCACCGGCGGCGACTCCGGCATCGGCCGCGCGGTGGCGGTGCTGTACGCCCGCGAAGGCGCCGACGTGGCCATCGTCTACCTGTCGTCGCACCAGGACGCCGAGGACACGAAGCGCGCGGTGGAGGCCGAGGGCCGGCGCTGCCTGCTCATCGCCGGCGACGTGCGCGACCCCGCGTTCTGCCAGCAGGCGGTGGCGCAGACGGTGCAGCAGTTCGGCAAGCTCGACATCCTGGTCAACAACGCCGCCTTCCAGGAGCACGCCAGCTCGCTGGAGGACATCGACGAGCAGCGGCTGGACGAGACCTTCCGCACCAACATCTACGGCTACTTCCACATGGCCAAGGCGGCGCTGCCGCACCTGAAGCAGGGCAGCTCCATCATCAACACCGGCTCGGTGGTCGGCCTGAAGGGCAGCGCCAGACTGCTCGACTACTCGGCCACCAAGGGCGCCATCCACGCCTTCACCAAGTCGCTGGCCCAGAACGTGATCGAGCAGGGCATCCGCGTCAACGCGGTGGCGCCGGGCCCGGTGTGGACGCCGCTGAACCCGGCCGACTCGCCGGCCGAGCAGGTGGCGGAGTTCGGCAAGCAGACCGACTTCAAGCGCGCCGCCCAGCCGGAGGAGCTGTCCCCCGCCTACGTCTTCCTCGCCGCCCCGGTGTGCGCCGGCTACATCACCGGCATCGTGCTGCCGGTGACGGGCAGCGTGGGGGCGATCTGA
- a CDS encoding flavin-dependent oxidoreductase translates to MHILIAGGGIGGLTLALALHQRGIACTVAEAVTTLRPLGVGINLLPHSVKELTELGLQERLAETAIETASLSYYNRHGQRIWSEPRGRAAGYDWPQFSIHRGELQLLLLDAVRERLGAGAVLTGHTVQGYAQEGGRVQVRLQRADGTNTLMEADALVAADGIHSAVRRQMHPAEPGLRYGQRILWRAITEGEPFGDGRSMFMAGCQDVKFVAYPISEALRREGRSRTNWIAELTVPGDAPPATDWNRRVEAAVFDGPFQSWRWDWIDIPALIAGGGPIYEFPLADRDPLPHWAEGRVVLLGDAAHPMYPIGSNGASQAILDVRALADRLVAGRPLPAALEDYQAERLPKTAAIVLANRQNGPEQVMQLAEERAPGGFADVAEVFAPGELEGIAARYKQVAGFDRSQLKRGA, encoded by the coding sequence ATGCACATCCTCATCGCCGGTGGCGGCATCGGTGGCCTCACCCTCGCGCTGGCGCTGCACCAGCGCGGCATCGCCTGCACCGTGGCCGAGGCCGTCACCACGCTGCGCCCGCTGGGCGTGGGCATCAACCTGCTGCCGCACTCGGTCAAGGAGCTGACCGAGCTCGGCCTGCAGGAGCGGCTGGCCGAGACGGCCATCGAGACCGCCTCCCTCAGCTACTACAACCGGCACGGCCAGCGCATCTGGTCGGAGCCCCGTGGCCGGGCCGCCGGCTACGACTGGCCGCAGTTCTCCATCCACCGCGGCGAGCTGCAGCTGCTGCTGCTCGACGCCGTGCGCGAGCGGCTGGGTGCCGGCGCGGTGCTCACCGGCCACACCGTGCAGGGTTATGCGCAGGAGGGCGGCCGGGTGCAGGTGCGGCTGCAGCGCGCCGACGGCACGAACACGCTGATGGAGGCCGATGCGCTGGTGGCCGCCGACGGCATCCACTCCGCCGTGCGCCGGCAGATGCACCCGGCCGAACCCGGGCTTCGCTATGGCCAGCGCATCCTCTGGCGCGCCATCACCGAGGGCGAGCCCTTCGGCGACGGCCGCTCGATGTTCATGGCCGGCTGCCAGGACGTGAAGTTCGTCGCCTACCCGATCAGCGAGGCCCTGCGCCGCGAGGGCCGCTCGCGCACCAACTGGATCGCCGAGCTGACGGTGCCCGGCGACGCCCCGCCGGCCACCGACTGGAACCGCCGGGTCGAGGCCGCCGTCTTCGACGGGCCGTTCCAGTCCTGGCGCTGGGACTGGATCGACATCCCGGCGCTGATCGCCGGCGGCGGCCCGATCTACGAGTTCCCGCTGGCCGACCGCGACCCGCTGCCGCACTGGGCCGAAGGCCGCGTGGTGCTGCTCGGCGACGCGGCGCACCCGATGTACCCCATCGGCTCCAACGGCGCCTCGCAGGCCATCCTCGACGTCAGGGCCCTGGCCGACCGGCTGGTCGCGGGCCGGCCGCTGCCGGCGGCGCTGGAGGACTACCAGGCCGAACGCCTGCCCAAGACCGCCGCCATCGTGCTGGCCAACCGCCAGAACGGCCCGGAGCAGGTCATGCAGCTGGCCGAGGAACGCGCCCCCGGCGGCTTCGCCGACGTGGCCGAGGTCTTCGCGCCCGGCGAGCTGGAGGGCATCGCCGCCCGCTACAAGCAGGTGGCCGGCTTCGACCGCTCGCAGCTGAAGCGCGGCGCCTGA
- a CDS encoding metal-dependent hydrolase translates to MTDLTVRRLLVDLAPPFARRWNGGDAFSSAFFNALSMSFPVGEQFFIDAVRRGLNGLPLHERALREAEVQGFVGQEASHRRLHALFNAQLERQGFTNWVEGQARRRVATFEGREPRHWLAATAAYEHFTALLAEHLLTHPEQLAGAEPRLQLLWLWHAAEESEHKSTAFDLYRANAGSEHWRRRWFFIVTAYFVMDLLQQTLRNLWHDRSLFKPATWRGAWRFLFGRTGLLPGIAAGWKDYLRPDFHPTQHDSRRADDWLAAHGASLMVIGRAVGATAA, encoded by the coding sequence ATGACCGACCTGACCGTGCGTCGCCTGCTGGTCGACCTGGCGCCGCCGTTCGCGCGCCGGTGGAACGGCGGCGACGCCTTCAGCAGCGCCTTCTTCAACGCGCTGTCGATGAGCTTCCCGGTGGGCGAGCAGTTCTTCATCGATGCCGTGCGGCGCGGCCTCAACGGCCTGCCGTTGCACGAACGGGCGCTGCGCGAGGCCGAGGTGCAGGGCTTCGTCGGCCAGGAAGCCAGCCACCGCCGGCTGCACGCGCTGTTCAACGCGCAGCTCGAACGGCAGGGCTTCACCAACTGGGTGGAAGGGCAGGCGCGCCGGCGGGTGGCGACGTTCGAGGGCCGGGAGCCGCGCCACTGGCTGGCCGCCACCGCCGCCTACGAGCACTTCACCGCCCTCCTGGCCGAGCACCTGCTGACGCACCCCGAGCAGCTGGCCGGCGCCGAGCCGCGGCTGCAGCTGCTGTGGCTGTGGCACGCGGCGGAGGAGTCGGAGCACAAGTCCACCGCCTTCGACCTGTACCGCGCCAACGCCGGCAGCGAGCACTGGCGGCGGCGCTGGTTCTTCATCGTGACCGCCTACTTCGTCATGGACCTGCTGCAGCAGACGCTGCGCAACCTGTGGCACGACCGGTCGCTGTTCAAGCCGGCCACCTGGCGCGGCGCCTGGCGCTTCCTCTTCGGCCGCACGGGCCTGCTGCCCGGCATCGCCGCCGGCTGGAAGGACTACCTGCGGCCCGACTTCCATCCGACGCAGCACGACAGCCGCCGGGCCGACGACTGGCTGGCCGCCCACGGCGCGTCGCTGATGGTCATCGGCCGGGCCGTCGGCGCCACCGCGGCTTGA
- a CDS encoding DUF1624 domain-containing protein — translation MAAFHLGFDLAHFGLWRQDFYRDPLWTVQRTAIVSLFLFVAGLSLAVARHQGQPWHRFWRRWAQVAGAALLVSAGSALMFPRSWISFGVLHGIAVMLVLLRLAAPLGRWLWPLGLLALLLPWVVQHPAFDGRWLNWTGLVTRKPVTEDYVPLLPWIGVMAWGLAAGQWLLARRRHWLDAALAPAVRPLAVLGRWSLSFYLLHQPVLIGLVMAYLSLTS, via the coding sequence ATGGCGGCCTTCCACCTCGGCTTCGACCTGGCCCACTTCGGCCTCTGGCGGCAGGACTTCTACCGCGACCCGCTGTGGACGGTGCAGCGCACGGCCATCGTCTCGCTGTTCCTCTTCGTCGCCGGCCTGAGCCTGGCGGTGGCCCGCCACCAGGGCCAGCCCTGGCACCGCTTCTGGCGCCGCTGGGCGCAGGTGGCGGGTGCGGCGCTGCTGGTGTCGGCCGGCTCGGCGCTCATGTTCCCCAGGAGCTGGATCAGCTTCGGCGTGCTGCACGGCATCGCGGTCATGCTGGTGCTGCTGCGCCTGGCGGCGCCGCTCGGCCGCTGGCTGTGGCCGCTGGGCCTGCTGGCGCTGCTGCTGCCCTGGGTCGTGCAGCACCCGGCCTTCGACGGCCGCTGGCTGAACTGGACCGGCCTGGTCACCCGCAAGCCGGTGACCGAGGACTACGTGCCGCTGCTGCCCTGGATCGGCGTCATGGCCTGGGGGCTGGCGGCCGGCCAGTGGCTGCTCGCCCGGCGACGGCACTGGCTGGACGCCGCCCTGGCGCCGGCCGTGCGACCGCTGGCCGTGCTCGGCCGCTGGAGCCTGTCGTTCTACCTGCTGCACCAGCCGGTGCTGATAGGCTTGGTCATGGCCTACCTGTCTCTGACGTCATGA